Proteins from a genomic interval of Niabella soli DSM 19437:
- a CDS encoding outer membrane beta-barrel family protein translates to MTNAVKPSVPRQEIVILLLIFIFSFFPLTGLFAQFKIAGKVVDSSDHKGVPYVTIVLKAINREPKDSLIIDQVRTDENGWYGFSVSEGDYRLLIEYFGRGILDTSVQVQAEDIILGTTLVNLSRTLQAVTVNARKPLIERKLDRTIFNVGQSIASQGMNMLEMLKNVPLVQVSPDESSINLQGKGGVRVMINERPVYLSGNELANYLKSFRSEDVEKVEVITMPPSKYEAEGNSGLLNIVLKKNQALGWSGNLSSSYQQVTYPGYSNSIRLNYQSKKLNMSYHASEYDRKRMAREIINIIGDSSIFSTSNRKDRDYGLSGGVSLNYKLASKSNIGFIYDANKNYGTISEKNSSVYVVNNNTDSILTTPSQQNSITLSQTANLYYDVGLDTLGKKLNIGVNYFYNDPDRTTDFQTAFNVRPAADTVRNTAAPRYQVWSGKADLELPSKWINTELGASYTWFRNQSDLQYLNYADSVYSIDQSRSNIFLYNEGNWALYASFDKQINPKWSAKAGLRYEYSSIDAYSRTLNQRNKYNYGNFFPTIYIQYKLKNHVYNISYARRINRPGFTSLNPFRWYSNLYSYYTGNPFLRPSYNENLELAYLFKNRFSARLYGQKTSNGFSRITLVNKGVREVIWANFYTQYNVGINLSLNLMLRRWWESYIAGSGSYVATASSAPEVRPVNGIVSSYNINNTLVLNKNRSFSLLVNFSHILPAKKFNISSHGLANLTAGVKWSLLNNTLFVNAVAEDIFKTLVTRSILYYDRYIQTANNYYDSRGVRLSVSYNFGRKKVRSYDKEIQFDEKNRAR, encoded by the coding sequence ATGACGAATGCTGTCAAACCCTCCGTCCCGCGACAGGAAATAGTTATCCTTTTGCTGATTTTTATATTTAGTTTTTTCCCTTTGACCGGGCTCTTTGCACAGTTTAAAATTGCTGGAAAGGTTGTTGATAGCAGCGATCATAAGGGAGTGCCGTATGTAACTATTGTTTTAAAGGCAATTAATCGGGAACCTAAGGACAGCTTGATAATTGATCAGGTACGCACAGACGAAAATGGCTGGTATGGATTTTCTGTTTCGGAAGGTGACTATCGATTGTTGATAGAATATTTTGGAAGGGGTATTCTTGATACATCCGTACAGGTTCAGGCTGAAGACATTATTTTAGGTACGACCCTTGTAAATTTAAGCCGCACATTACAAGCGGTAACGGTGAACGCCAGGAAGCCTTTGATTGAACGTAAGCTAGATAGGACGATATTCAATGTTGGTCAATCTATAGCGTCTCAGGGAATGAATATGCTGGAAATGCTTAAAAACGTTCCGTTGGTGCAAGTAAGTCCCGACGAATCATCGATTAATTTGCAAGGGAAAGGTGGTGTGAGGGTTATGATTAACGAACGGCCCGTTTATTTAAGTGGAAATGAATTAGCGAATTATTTAAAGTCCTTCCGGTCAGAGGATGTTGAAAAAGTAGAGGTTATCACAATGCCGCCATCAAAGTATGAGGCGGAAGGCAATAGTGGTTTGTTGAATATAGTACTCAAAAAGAATCAGGCTTTGGGCTGGAGCGGAAATTTGTCCTCTTCTTATCAGCAAGTGACCTACCCCGGATACTCAAATAGCATTCGCCTAAATTATCAATCAAAAAAGCTCAACATGTCTTATCATGCTTCAGAATACGACAGGAAGCGGATGGCCCGGGAAATAATTAATATTATTGGGGATAGCTCCATTTTTAGTACTTCAAATAGAAAGGATAGAGATTATGGTTTAAGCGGCGGTGTCTCGCTCAATTATAAGCTTGCGTCTAAGTCAAATATTGGATTTATATATGATGCAAACAAAAATTATGGTACTATATCCGAAAAGAACAGTTCTGTTTATGTGGTTAATAACAATACAGATTCTATTTTAACGACGCCTTCTCAACAAAATAGTATTACGCTCAGCCAGACGGCTAACCTCTATTATGACGTGGGATTGGATACTCTTGGTAAAAAATTAAATATTGGAGTCAATTATTTCTATAACGATCCGGATAGAACAACTGATTTTCAAACGGCATTCAACGTAAGGCCGGCCGCTGATACAGTCCGCAATACTGCTGCTCCAAGATACCAGGTGTGGTCCGGAAAAGCCGACCTGGAATTGCCCTCTAAATGGATCAATACTGAATTAGGAGCATCCTATACATGGTTCAGGAATCAATCAGATCTGCAATATTTAAATTACGCTGATTCAGTTTATTCAATTGATCAAAGCCGAAGCAATATTTTTTTGTATAATGAAGGTAATTGGGCTTTATATGCCAGTTTTGATAAGCAAATAAACCCTAAATGGTCCGCAAAGGCCGGTCTTCGGTATGAGTACTCTTCAATAGATGCTTATTCTCGTACATTAAATCAACGAAATAAATATAACTACGGGAATTTTTTCCCGACAATTTATATCCAGTATAAGTTGAAAAATCATGTTTATAATATTAGTTACGCCCGACGAATTAACAGGCCTGGGTTTACTTCGCTGAATCCTTTTAGATGGTATTCAAATTTATATTCTTATTATACGGGGAATCCATTTCTGAGGCCTTCTTATAACGAGAACCTTGAATTGGCCTATCTGTTTAAAAACAGGTTCTCTGCCAGGCTCTACGGACAAAAAACAAGTAATGGGTTTAGCCGCATAACGCTGGTGAATAAAGGAGTGCGCGAAGTGATTTGGGCTAATTTTTACACACAGTATAATGTGGGAATTAATCTTAGTCTGAACCTTATGTTGCGTAGATGGTGGGAGTCTTATATTGCTGGTTCGGGTTCCTATGTTGCAACGGCTTCATCAGCGCCGGAAGTAAGACCGGTAAATGGTATTGTTTCTTCCTATAACATAAATAATACGCTGGTCTTAAATAAAAACAGGAGCTTTTCGCTATTGGTCAACTTTAGTCATATTCTTCCCGCTAAAAAATTTAATATTTCTTCTCATGGTCTTGCGAATCTTACGGCAGGCGTGAAGTGGAGCCTGCTGAACAACACTTTATTTGTAAATGCGGTAGCCGAAGATATTTTTAAAACATTGGTGACCCGGTCAATATTATATTATGACCGGTATATTCAAACTGCAAATAATTACTATGACAGTCGGGGAGTGCGTTTAAGTGTCTCCTATAATTTTGGCAGAAAAAAAGTAAGATCTTACGACAAGGAAATACAATTTGATGAAAAAAACAGGGCGAGATAG
- a CDS encoding efflux RND transporter periplasmic adaptor subunit, with amino-acid sequence MKYSLLYAAVVLALVSCSANAEKKQKKVIKQTMEQYAVGTVTTGGIATRLKLPAQLAAYQEVSIFPKVNGYVKTVLVDIGSKVHTGDLLMTLDAPELEQASLQAKEEFEQSKASFSIDQERYNRLQEAAQTEGAVSPMDLSTSKTKVTSALALSKARKNNWQMQQTMLSYLRVRAPFSGVITQRSVSVGALVSASVKDIPMLELKEVDHLRLQIDVPETIAPALDNKDTISFSVSSLPGKKLTGRISRKSMNVDPRLRSERIEIDVPNKEHLLSPGMYADVAVDAPGSANSMQVPRAAVVTSTERKYVLAIRNGKTVKVDVSTGNEGNGNIEVFGKLQPGEKVIAHANDEIEEGIPVKG; translated from the coding sequence ATGAAATATTCTTTACTATATGCGGCCGTCGTACTGGCGTTGGTGTCTTGCTCGGCCAATGCAGAAAAAAAACAAAAAAAAGTGATAAAACAAACAATGGAACAATATGCAGTAGGCACGGTAACCACAGGTGGCATTGCTACCCGGCTAAAATTGCCCGCACAGTTGGCCGCCTACCAGGAAGTAAGTATTTTTCCCAAAGTAAATGGGTATGTAAAAACGGTGTTGGTAGATATTGGCTCAAAAGTGCACACGGGTGATCTGTTGATGACGCTGGATGCACCGGAGCTGGAGCAGGCCTCTTTGCAGGCAAAAGAAGAATTCGAACAATCAAAAGCTTCCTTCAGTATCGACCAGGAGCGGTACAACCGCCTGCAGGAGGCGGCGCAAACGGAAGGGGCTGTTTCCCCGATGGACCTTTCCACTTCAAAAACAAAAGTAACTTCAGCGCTTGCCCTGAGCAAAGCCAGAAAAAACAACTGGCAGATGCAGCAGACCATGCTTTCGTATTTAAGAGTGCGCGCGCCTTTTTCAGGCGTTATTACGCAAAGAAGCGTGAGCGTGGGAGCCCTTGTAAGCGCATCGGTAAAGGACATCCCGATGTTGGAACTTAAGGAGGTGGATCACCTGCGATTACAGATCGACGTGCCGGAAACCATTGCGCCCGCACTGGATAATAAAGACACCATCAGCTTTTCTGTAAGCTCCCTGCCGGGCAAAAAATTAACGGGCAGGATCAGCCGTAAATCGATGAACGTAGATCCAAGATTGCGGAGCGAACGCATTGAAATAGATGTTCCCAATAAAGAGCACCTGTTGTCGCCGGGCATGTATGCGGATGTGGCGGTGGATGCGCCGGGTAGCGCTAATAGTATGCAGGTGCCCAGGGCAGCCGTGGTTACTTCCACCGAACGGAAATATGTGCTGGCAATAAGAAACGGGAAAACAGTAAAGGTGGATGTAAGCACCGGTAATGAAGGAAACGGCAATATTGAAGTATTTGGAAAATTGCAGCCCGGAGAAAAAGTAATTGCCCATGCGAATGATGAAATTGAAGAGGGCATACCAGTAAAGGGGTAG